One genomic segment of Flagellimonas marinaquae includes these proteins:
- a CDS encoding SDR family oxidoreductase, with protein sequence MKLEGKVAYITGGTKGIGYGIAESLLEQGMKVAISGRSQESADEAVKRLNKPDRVLGLVSDVSKLGDEKKAVAAVLDTWGQLDVVMANAGVGHFAPIDELEDDKWHQMINTNLNGVYYTLKASVEALKTSEGYYMTLASLAGTNFFATAAGYNATKFGVVGFTQAAMLDLRQYNIKVTTIMPGSVSSNFNNNDPSDKDAWKIQPEDIGKLVVDLLTMHPRTLPSKIEVRPTRPDLK encoded by the coding sequence ATGAAATTAGAAGGAAAAGTAGCGTACATTACTGGAGGAACCAAGGGTATAGGATATGGGATTGCCGAAAGCTTGTTGGAGCAGGGCATGAAAGTAGCGATTAGTGGACGAAGTCAAGAAAGTGCCGATGAAGCTGTAAAAAGGCTGAATAAACCGGATAGGGTATTGGGCTTGGTATCCGATGTTTCCAAATTGGGCGATGAGAAAAAGGCCGTTGCCGCTGTCCTCGATACATGGGGGCAGTTGGATGTGGTTATGGCGAACGCAGGAGTGGGTCATTTTGCACCAATCGATGAATTGGAGGACGATAAATGGCATCAGATGATAAATACTAACCTGAACGGGGTGTACTACACCTTAAAAGCATCCGTAGAGGCTTTAAAAACATCGGAAGGGTATTATATGACCTTGGCAAGCTTGGCGGGGACCAACTTTTTTGCCACCGCAGCGGGCTACAATGCCACAAAATTTGGCGTGGTAGGATTTACCCAGGCCGCAATGCTCGATTTAAGACAATACAATATAAAGGTCACCACGATTATGCCGGGATCGGTGTCCAGTAATTTTAACAACAACGACCCATCGGATAAAGATGCGTGGAAGATACAGCCAGAGGATATCGGGAAATTGGTCGTTGATTTGTTGACCATGCATCCACGTACCTTGCCCAGTAAAATAGAAGTACGCCCCACGCGTCCCGATTTAAAATAA
- the mbpA gene encoding mobilization protein MbpA, which yields MLPKVAKDDGKMKKEFVQFRCSVYEKKLLKIKARKSGLSISEYCRRAAFEDRIVERMTDEQIEAYKLLVKYQRNFKLITNMFRKRNPKLAEETAQLAKEIRQHLLNFKK from the coding sequence TTGCTCCCGAAGGTCGCAAAAGATGATGGAAAAATGAAGAAAGAGTTCGTCCAGTTCCGGTGCTCGGTCTACGAGAAGAAACTGCTGAAGATCAAGGCCCGGAAGAGCGGTCTTTCCATCAGTGAGTATTGCCGCCGTGCGGCCTTCGAAGACCGGATAGTGGAGCGGATGACGGACGAACAGATAGAGGCCTATAAACTATTGGTCAAATACCAGCGGAACTTCAAATTAATCACGAACATGTTCCGGAAGCGGAACCCCAAGTTGGCAGAGGAAACTGCTCAACTGGCCAAAGAGATACGACAACACCTTTTAAATTTTAAGAAATGA
- a CDS encoding relaxase/mobilization nuclease domain-containing protein, whose amino-acid sequence MGKSISHTAASMSYGMNQEKGSEIVHSQYLAGETPREITEEFKVIQEQNELCRKNTLSFVLSPTIEDGRKLEREQLKEMTERFLKEMNLKQHQAVAFVHRDKEHVHVHLYANRINFQGKAYNDSFIGKRSQQVAERVAKQMDLTTVREVQQEKLYRMQHVRSEIQKIHEKVMARERPRDFDQYIKSMEQNNVKVIPSINRQNQLQGFRFEHKGTNLKGSEVHRSMSMGRIARQMNFERNMAQRIAKDKSMQLLGRTVNIPTSLTQTIIKKTIKLAIKVVRDTGIGI is encoded by the coding sequence ATGGGCAAATCCATATCGCACACTGCAGCCTCGATGAGCTATGGGATGAACCAGGAGAAAGGATCGGAGATTGTCCACAGCCAATATCTGGCCGGGGAGACCCCTCGGGAGATTACCGAGGAGTTCAAGGTCATCCAAGAGCAGAACGAACTGTGCCGGAAGAACACGCTGAGCTTTGTGCTGAGTCCCACCATTGAGGACGGGAGGAAACTGGAAAGGGAACAGCTCAAGGAAATGACCGAAAGGTTCCTTAAGGAAATGAACCTCAAGCAGCATCAGGCCGTTGCCTTTGTCCATAGGGACAAGGAACATGTGCATGTCCACCTGTATGCCAACCGGATAAACTTTCAGGGGAAGGCCTATAACGACAGTTTTATCGGGAAGCGTAGCCAACAAGTAGCGGAGCGGGTGGCCAAACAAATGGACCTGACCACGGTAAGGGAGGTACAGCAGGAAAAACTCTACCGGATGCAACATGTCCGCTCTGAAATACAGAAGATCCATGAAAAGGTCATGGCCAGGGAGCGGCCAAGGGACTTTGACCAGTACATCAAGTCCATGGAGCAGAACAATGTAAAGGTCATCCCGAGCATTAACAGGCAGAACCAATTGCAGGGTTTCCGTTTTGAGCATAAGGGAACCAATCTCAAGGGAAGCGAGGTGCACCGGTCCATGTCCATGGGCCGGATTGCCCGTCAAATGAACTTTGAAAGGAACATGGCACAACGAATCGCCAAGGACAAGAGCATGCAGCTTTTGGGCAGGACAGTGAATATCCCGACAAGTTTGACTCAGACCATCATAAAGAAAACCATAAAATTGGCCATAAAAGTGGTCAGGGACACTGGAATAGGAATCTAA
- a CDS encoding site-specific integrase gives MNTNIKLSLDTRRKKKDDSYPIILRLTHFRKTTSISLGQSIKKEFWDNKNEKVKRAFKGTSSVSKLNNQLLKEKTRAVDIINDLNEKDELNFLSILQLKKKIVKTASLDSFFKFSEDIVDELKAAERYGNANTYYAVIKVLEKFVDGNDIKFNEINYDFLKRFENWHFSKGNSVNSLSTYMRTIKAVFNKAIKSDVVSRDAYPFTHYKIKTTPTEKRALDIKSIKSIMLLKLEETDSLFHYRNYFLASYMLYGISFMDLAFLRVQNIIDNRIKFQRKKTSKPYDINITPQLKEILSFYLKDKERSEFIFPIIKRATFELQYKDVLWARKRYNKGLKEIAKKCKIEQRLTSYVSRHSFATQAMLQDVPLQAISSMLGHNRLSTTQIYLKSLPNNILDNYNQKLVKL, from the coding sequence ATGAATACTAATATAAAACTTTCTTTAGATACGCGTAGGAAGAAAAAAGATGACTCCTATCCTATTATTTTACGGTTAACCCATTTTCGAAAAACAACTTCCATAAGCTTAGGTCAATCAATAAAAAAGGAATTTTGGGATAATAAAAACGAGAAAGTTAAAAGAGCATTCAAAGGAACTTCATCAGTTAGTAAACTAAATAATCAACTCTTAAAAGAAAAGACCAGAGCGGTCGACATAATTAATGACCTGAACGAAAAGGACGAGCTTAACTTTTTATCCATTTTGCAGCTTAAGAAGAAGATTGTAAAAACCGCATCATTGGATTCATTTTTTAAGTTTAGCGAGGATATTGTCGATGAGTTAAAAGCAGCTGAACGTTATGGTAATGCAAACACATACTACGCGGTAATTAAGGTATTGGAGAAATTCGTTGATGGAAATGATATCAAATTCAACGAAATCAATTATGATTTTCTCAAAAGATTTGAGAACTGGCACTTTTCCAAAGGTAATTCTGTTAACAGCCTATCGACGTATATGAGAACAATCAAAGCGGTCTTTAACAAGGCCATTAAGTCTGATGTTGTTTCCAGAGATGCTTATCCTTTTACACATTATAAGATTAAAACTACTCCTACAGAAAAAAGAGCGCTTGACATTAAAAGCATCAAATCAATTATGCTTTTAAAACTGGAAGAAACGGATAGTCTGTTTCACTATAGAAATTACTTCCTTGCCTCTTATATGCTTTATGGTATTTCCTTTATGGACTTGGCTTTTTTAAGGGTTCAAAATATCATTGACAACCGAATTAAATTCCAAAGAAAAAAAACGTCAAAGCCTTATGATATTAACATCACGCCTCAGTTAAAGGAAATCCTCTCGTTTTATCTTAAGGATAAAGAGAGGTCTGAATTTATATTTCCAATCATTAAAAGAGCCACATTTGAACTTCAATATAAAGACGTCTTATGGGCACGAAAGAGATATAATAAAGGGCTTAAAGAAATTGCAAAAAAATGCAAGATAGAGCAGCGGTTGACCTCATATGTATCTCGTCATAGTTTTGCAACCCAAGCTATGCTGCAGGACGTTCCCTTACAAGCTATTTCTTCCATGCTTGGCCATAATCGACTATCAACTACTCAAATATATCTGAAGTCCTTGCCGAATAATATACTAGACAATTATAATCAGAAATTGGTTAAACTGTAG
- a CDS encoding PD-(D/E)XK nuclease family protein, protein MQQTFLEYVLDDLQNKQLNFINCTFVLPSKRSGTFLKKHISNRLEKNIFSPEIISIQEFIGGLCDLKQASNIDLLLLLFEVYKSSNIEDSDDFAAFINWGQTLLQDFNEIDGYLIPASDILNYLSAIKEINHWSTSKDKSELIENYLQLWKNLETIYNTFYTALLEQKKGYQGLIQREAVKALKNESNRKIRSNPIIFIGFNALNAAESTIIEHCLAQENAHIYWDIDAYFLNDNIHDAGLFIRNYQNNWPYYKHGQKIDSQNNFLKPKNINITGVPKNISQTKYVGQLLKKLGETKEIDLTKTALVLADETLLNPMLNAVPSSIPEVNITMGMPLDKTVLYSFFISYLELHLNVSDQGWFFKRVLELLSNPYTLTLSGEDQGNFAQNLSKDIKEGNLLYINKEALLKYPKAEDLLTLIFHSGKISPMDWINNCLGLIERLKNIYQNEKNALELEYLYRFYTLFNQLGQYLDQVDFVGELRSIKNLFKQLANMESLDFIGQPLTGFQIMGMLESRNLDFDIVIITSVNEGILPSGKSNNSFIPFDVKRDYGLPTYKEKDAIYVYHFYRLIQRAKNIYITYNTEPDVLEGGEKSRLISQLLTDKNLIPHIAHTIATPKISIEAKPLIQMEKDSRFMDDLMAFTEKGFSPTSLTNYIRNPIDFYTRNILKINDLDEVEENIAANTFGTIIHDSLEQLYKPLINQFLTEEHIKSLKEKVPEVVQHHFTQNLSGVDVSKGKFLLVYNVILKYLQNFLDDELRQLKRHEIKILALEERYEEIITVPGVGFPITLKGTLDRVDQFDGTVRIIDYKTGKVEPKNVKVTDWNELITDYDKSKAFQLLCYAYLFSKKHNIGEVQAGIISFKHLGKGLFPFSEEKNTRIHSDTLATFEKYLFLLIQEICNPTIPLIEKAV, encoded by the coding sequence ATGCAACAAACATTCCTTGAATACGTACTGGACGACCTCCAAAACAAACAGTTGAATTTTATAAACTGTACTTTTGTATTGCCCAGTAAACGATCCGGCACTTTCCTAAAAAAACATATATCCAACCGTCTCGAAAAAAACATTTTTAGCCCAGAAATAATCTCCATTCAAGAATTTATAGGAGGGCTATGCGATCTAAAACAAGCTTCCAATATTGACTTATTGCTGTTGCTGTTCGAGGTATACAAATCCTCGAACATAGAAGATTCCGATGATTTTGCAGCCTTTATAAACTGGGGACAGACCCTCTTACAAGATTTTAACGAAATTGATGGTTACCTAATTCCCGCTTCGGATATACTCAACTATCTATCCGCCATCAAAGAAATTAACCATTGGTCCACAAGTAAGGATAAATCAGAGCTCATCGAGAACTATCTACAGCTGTGGAAAAACCTCGAAACCATTTACAATACTTTCTACACCGCCTTGTTAGAACAAAAAAAAGGTTACCAAGGCCTTATCCAAAGAGAAGCCGTAAAAGCCCTAAAAAACGAAAGCAATCGAAAAATCAGGTCCAACCCGATTATATTTATTGGCTTTAATGCCTTAAATGCCGCCGAATCAACTATCATTGAACATTGTCTAGCTCAAGAGAATGCCCATATTTATTGGGATATAGACGCCTACTTTTTAAACGACAATATACACGACGCCGGATTGTTCATCCGGAACTATCAAAATAATTGGCCGTACTACAAACACGGTCAAAAAATAGATTCTCAGAATAATTTTCTCAAACCTAAAAATATTAACATAACCGGGGTTCCCAAAAACATATCCCAGACCAAATATGTGGGCCAGTTATTAAAAAAGTTAGGGGAAACAAAGGAAATAGACCTTACCAAAACTGCATTGGTACTTGCGGACGAAACTTTACTAAACCCTATGCTCAATGCTGTTCCCAGTAGCATCCCAGAGGTAAACATCACCATGGGGATGCCTTTGGACAAAACAGTTTTGTATTCCTTTTTTATAAGCTATTTGGAATTACATCTAAATGTTTCCGACCAAGGATGGTTTTTTAAACGTGTCTTGGAATTGCTCTCCAATCCGTACACACTTACCCTATCCGGTGAAGACCAAGGCAACTTTGCTCAAAATCTATCCAAAGATATTAAAGAAGGTAACCTACTCTATATAAACAAGGAAGCACTTTTAAAATATCCCAAGGCAGAAGATTTATTGACCCTTATTTTTCATTCAGGAAAAATATCGCCGATGGATTGGATAAACAATTGTCTAGGGCTCATTGAGCGGTTAAAAAACATTTATCAAAACGAGAAAAATGCATTAGAACTGGAATACTTGTACAGATTCTATACTCTTTTCAATCAATTGGGACAATATTTGGACCAAGTGGATTTTGTGGGAGAACTCAGGTCCATTAAAAATCTTTTCAAGCAATTGGCCAATATGGAATCCTTGGATTTTATCGGTCAACCTTTAACTGGGTTTCAGATTATGGGAATGTTGGAAAGCAGAAACTTGGATTTTGACATTGTCATTATCACCTCTGTGAACGAAGGGATTCTTCCCTCGGGAAAGTCAAACAATTCCTTTATACCCTTTGATGTAAAACGTGATTATGGCCTGCCCACTTACAAGGAAAAAGATGCCATTTATGTTTATCACTTTTACCGTTTGATACAACGCGCCAAGAATATTTACATTACCTACAATACAGAACCCGATGTGTTGGAAGGTGGAGAAAAAAGCCGATTGATTTCCCAATTATTGACCGATAAAAATCTTATACCGCACATTGCCCATACTATTGCCACCCCAAAAATATCCATTGAGGCAAAGCCACTGATCCAAATGGAAAAGGACAGCCGTTTCATGGATGATCTTATGGCATTTACAGAAAAAGGCTTTTCACCCACTTCGCTTACCAATTACATTCGAAATCCAATCGATTTTTATACCAGAAACATTCTTAAGATCAATGATTTGGATGAAGTGGAAGAAAATATTGCGGCCAACACTTTTGGAACCATTATTCACGATAGCCTAGAGCAGCTATACAAACCGCTCATTAATCAATTTTTGACCGAAGAACATATTAAATCCTTAAAAGAGAAAGTGCCTGAAGTGGTGCAACATCATTTCACCCAAAACCTCTCTGGGGTCGATGTTTCCAAAGGAAAGTTTCTATTGGTGTACAATGTTATCCTCAAGTATCTGCAAAATTTCTTGGACGATGAGCTACGTCAACTTAAACGGCACGAAATCAAAATATTGGCACTCGAGGAACGTTACGAAGAAATAATTACAGTTCCCGGGGTCGGTTTTCCCATCACCCTAAAGGGAACATTGGACCGTGTAGATCAGTTTGATGGAACCGTGCGCATTATCGACTACAAAACCGGTAAAGTAGAGCCAAAAAATGTAAAAGTCACAGATTGGAACGAACTGATCACGGATTACGACAAGAGCAAAGCGTTCCAATTGCTATGCTATGCTTATCTGTTTTCCAAAAAACACAATATTGGCGAAGTACAGGCCGGCATTATATCCTTTAAGCACTTGGGCAAAGGCCTGTTTCCGTTTTCAGAGGAGAAGAATACCCGAATACATTCGGATACTCTTGCAACCTTTGAAAAATACTTGTTCTTACTTATACAGGAAATATGCAACCCTACTATTCCCCTGATCGAAAAGGCGGTCTAA
- a CDS encoding TolB family protein — protein sequence MAKSRLIILLVLCLNQAIAQDQNDITQFNSALNKFLNVRDLCISENGSEAFFTIQSPLQDISQIAFIQKKGNEWTEPELMSFSSSYMDLEPFLSHDGKRLFFVSNRPLDDLSKEKKDFDIWYVERGGSDQEWSMPKNIGAPINSGLNEFYPSLSKNNNLYFTLESPNGLGKDDIYFSRWENGSYSTPQLLDKNINTPGYEFNAFISKEEDFILFSRYNEEDGLGSGDIYISVKDDRGNWEKARNVGAPINTKYMEYCPFYHEGDQTLYFTSRRNELSPKLFNSVSEFQKYMYESNNGLSKIYMTQLKIKGITKE from the coding sequence ATGGCAAAAAGTAGATTGATAATTTTACTGGTACTTTGTTTGAACCAGGCAATCGCACAAGATCAAAACGACATTACGCAATTTAACAGCGCACTGAACAAATTCCTAAATGTTCGTGATTTATGTATTTCAGAAAATGGTAGCGAAGCATTTTTTACTATTCAGAGCCCATTGCAAGATATTTCCCAAATCGCCTTTATCCAAAAAAAGGGAAACGAATGGACAGAGCCCGAACTGATGTCTTTTTCGAGTTCTTATATGGATTTGGAACCGTTTTTGTCTCACGATGGAAAACGATTATTCTTTGTTTCCAATAGACCATTGGACGACTTGAGCAAAGAAAAAAAAGATTTTGACATCTGGTATGTGGAACGAGGTGGTTCTGACCAAGAATGGTCCATGCCCAAAAACATTGGCGCTCCCATAAATTCGGGCCTAAATGAATTTTATCCATCATTAAGTAAAAACAACAACCTATACTTTACCTTGGAGTCGCCGAACGGACTTGGAAAAGATGATATTTACTTCTCACGTTGGGAAAATGGTTCTTATTCAACACCACAACTATTGGATAAAAACATTAATACTCCCGGGTATGAATTCAATGCCTTTATTTCCAAAGAAGAGGACTTTATTCTTTTTTCCCGATATAACGAAGAGGATGGTCTAGGTAGTGGGGATATCTATATTTCCGTAAAAGATGATCGGGGAAACTGGGAAAAAGCGAGAAATGTTGGAGCTCCGATCAATACCAAATACATGGAATATTGCCCGTTCTATCACGAAGGAGACCAAACGCTCTATTTTACTAGTCGTCGCAACGAACTATCCCCCAAGTTATTCAACTCTGTATCGGAATTTCAAAAATACATGTACGAAAGCAATAATGGATTGAGTAAAATCTATATGACCCAATTAAAAATCAAGGGCATCACTAAAGAGTAG
- a CDS encoding OmpA family protein, translating into MKHLSKLLVVALVFVGINSIQAQDENNPWQVSIGVNAIDAYPTNDSNNPFSSTTLFDEYFNVSDHWNILPSVSYVGVSKYVGDGFSVGARGSLNRIEKIGDFEVDELSHYAIDGTIKYNILKNTTIDPFVEIGGGYTWIDEIGAGTVNGGVGVNLWFSDNLGLTLQTQYKHAFEDYLITHFQHMAGLSIKFGGTDTDGDGIYDKDDACPEVAGLEAFNGCPDSDGDGIEDAKDACPNEAGSKEMNGCPDSDGDGVADKDDACPSTPGLPALAGCPDADGDGIADKDDKCPNEAGPAANDGCPWPDTDGDGVLDKDDQCPEIAGTVANNGCPEVTEEVQKQLNDYARTILFDTGKSSIKAESTSVMVDIIQILNEYPNAKFTVEGHTDSVGRESTNQSLSEKRANSVRDFLIDKGIAADRLTAIGYGEAKPIATNNTRAGRAQNRRVEINLVK; encoded by the coding sequence ATGAAACATCTTAGCAAATTATTGGTTGTTGCTCTTGTATTTGTAGGGATTAACAGCATACAAGCGCAAGACGAAAATAATCCCTGGCAAGTAAGCATAGGGGTGAATGCAATAGACGCTTATCCTACTAACGATAGTAACAATCCATTTTCCAGTACTACGTTGTTCGATGAGTACTTTAACGTATCCGATCACTGGAATATTTTGCCTTCTGTATCTTATGTAGGTGTATCCAAATATGTTGGTGATGGATTTTCTGTTGGAGCCAGAGGTTCCTTGAACAGAATCGAGAAAATCGGAGACTTCGAAGTAGATGAGCTTTCTCACTATGCTATCGATGGTACTATCAAGTACAACATCCTTAAAAACACTACCATTGATCCTTTCGTTGAAATAGGTGGTGGTTATACTTGGATCGATGAAATCGGTGCCGGTACTGTAAACGGTGGTGTTGGTGTTAACTTGTGGTTCTCTGACAACCTTGGTTTAACGCTTCAAACACAATACAAGCATGCTTTCGAAGATTATTTGATTACACACTTCCAACACATGGCAGGTCTTAGCATCAAATTTGGTGGTACTGACACTGATGGTGACGGTATCTACGATAAAGACGATGCTTGTCCAGAAGTTGCTGGTCTAGAAGCCTTCAACGGATGTCCTGATTCTGATGGTGATGGTATCGAGGATGCTAAAGATGCATGTCCTAACGAAGCTGGATCTAAAGAAATGAACGGATGTCCTGACTCTGACGGTGACGGTGTAGCCGATAAAGATGATGCTTGTCCAAGCACTCCTGGTCTTCCTGCACTAGCTGGTTGTCCTGATGCTGACGGTGACGGTATCGCTGACAAAGACGATAAGTGTCCTAACGAAGCTGGTCCTGCTGCAAACGATGGATGCCCTTGGCCTGATACTGATGGAGATGGAGTTCTTGACAAAGATGATCAGTGTCCAGAAATCGCCGGTACTGTTGCTAACAACGGTTGCCCAGAAGTAACTGAAGAAGTACAAAAGCAGTTGAACGACTACGCTAGAACTATCTTGTTCGATACTGGTAAATCTTCTATCAAAGCAGAATCAACTTCTGTAATGGTTGACATTATCCAAATCTTGAACGAGTATCCTAACGCTAAGTTTACTGTAGAAGGTCACACTGACAGCGTTGGTAGAGAATCTACTAACCAGAGCCTATCTGAAAAAAGAGCTAACTCTGTTAGAGATTTCTTGATCGACAAAGGTATCGCTGCTGATAGATTGACTGCCATCGGTTACGGTGAAGCTAAGCCAATCGCTACCAACAACACAAGAGCTGGTAGAGCACAAAACAGACGAGTTGAAATCAACTTGGTAAAATAA
- a CDS encoding DUF6730 family protein: MAKLDEIAELLTEEINGFEKSIGRLEKAHENLKNLPLRPDTTELNNLLKEYGNNQKDNIEEQQRLMQRILHKVERSILLPSWATKLAWGLLVAVLLVLGFSIHQVSRIAKKEEAAYLKGQHDTIEHYGTFFKENPEAKVLYQKWLEDNGQK, encoded by the coding sequence ATGGCAAAGCTGGATGAAATAGCGGAACTGTTGACTGAGGAAATCAACGGCTTTGAGAAGAGCATCGGCCGATTGGAAAAGGCACATGAAAATTTGAAAAACCTTCCATTAAGGCCTGACACCACTGAGTTAAATAATCTTCTAAAGGAGTACGGCAACAACCAAAAAGACAATATTGAGGAACAACAAAGATTGATGCAAAGGATTCTTCATAAAGTAGAGCGATCCATTCTATTGCCCAGTTGGGCCACAAAACTTGCTTGGGGGTTGTTGGTCGCGGTCCTTTTGGTCCTTGGTTTTTCAATCCATCAGGTATCAAGGATAGCCAAGAAGGAAGAGGCTGCTTATTTAAAAGGTCAGCATGATACCATTGAACACTACGGGACATTCTTTAAAGAAAACCCAGAGGCAAAGGTACTATACCAAAAATGGTTGGAGGATAATGGCCAAAAGTAG
- a CDS encoding RluA family pseudouridine synthase, which yields MGIFKALPTKSALKKALKKRYITVNGIHATTATIISGGEHIVLSIPQKNIPKRQLILPLKVLFEDDHLAAIHKPAGIEVSGNKFRTIANALPQNLQPSSLSDAVTPQPVHRLDYATTGIVLVGKTSTSIRALNKLFEDKLICKTYYAVTIGKMRSNGAVTTEIDGKPSRSDYNVMKSVPSERFGTLNLVELSPKTGRRHQLRKHLHGLGHPILGDKDYAIEGLVLKGKGLYLHAHTLEFEHPFTKKTIKITNVLPEKFGMIFLL from the coding sequence GTGGGAATTTTTAAAGCTTTGCCCACCAAATCGGCACTTAAAAAGGCTTTAAAGAAAAGATATATAACGGTAAATGGAATACATGCCACCACCGCGACCATAATTTCTGGTGGAGAACACATTGTTTTATCCATTCCTCAAAAAAATATACCCAAAAGGCAACTTATACTTCCCCTTAAAGTATTGTTTGAGGATGACCATCTGGCCGCTATACACAAACCTGCTGGCATTGAAGTGAGCGGCAACAAGTTCAGGACCATCGCCAATGCTTTGCCGCAGAACCTACAACCCAGTTCGCTATCAGATGCTGTAACTCCCCAACCTGTCCACCGTTTGGATTATGCCACCACGGGTATTGTTTTGGTGGGCAAAACGAGCACTAGCATCCGTGCTTTAAACAAACTGTTTGAGGATAAGCTAATTTGCAAAACCTATTATGCCGTTACCATTGGAAAGATGAGATCCAATGGAGCAGTTACCACGGAGATAGATGGAAAACCCTCCCGATCGGATTATAATGTAATGAAATCCGTGCCCTCGGAACGTTTCGGTACATTGAATTTAGTAGAATTAAGTCCCAAAACGGGCAGAAGGCATCAATTGCGAAAACATCTTCACGGTTTGGGGCATCCTATTCTGGGAGACAAAGATTACGCGATAGAGGGGTTGGTTTTAAAAGGGAAGGGCCTGTACCTGCACGCACACACTTTGGAGTTTGAGCATCCGTTTACTAAAAAAACCATCAAAATAACAAATGTGCTGCCTGAAAAGTTTGGGATGATTTTCCTTCTCTAA
- the kbl gene encoding glycine C-acetyltransferase: MYGKIKEHLTKELEEIKEAGLFKKERIITSPQGAVIKISTGEEVINFCANNYLGLSSHPDVIQAAKDAMDTHGFGMSSVRFICGTQDIHKELEQKIADFCGTEDTILYAAAFDANGGVFEPLLTAEDAIISDSLNHASIIDGVRLCKAKRYRYANNDMADLEVQLKQSKADGARFKIIVTDGVFSMDGLVAPLDKICDLADKYDAMVMIDECHAAGFIGETGRGTLEEKGVMDRIDIITGTLGKALGGAMGGYTTGKKEIIELLRQRSRPYLFSNSLAPAIVGASIKVFDMLDKDTTLRDKLQSNTEYFKKGMKEAGFDIIDGDSAIVPVMLYDAKLSQNMADMLLDEGIYVIGFFYPVVPKGKARIRVQLSAAHEKEHLDHAIKAFSKVGKSLKVI; encoded by the coding sequence ATGTACGGAAAAATTAAAGAACATTTGACCAAAGAGCTGGAAGAAATCAAAGAAGCTGGCCTTTTTAAAAAAGAACGCATCATAACATCACCTCAAGGTGCTGTCATAAAAATTTCCACTGGTGAAGAGGTCATTAATTTTTGTGCGAACAACTATTTGGGGCTATCCTCCCACCCAGATGTGATCCAAGCCGCCAAAGATGCGATGGACACCCACGGCTTTGGAATGTCCTCGGTACGATTTATTTGCGGAACACAGGACATCCACAAAGAATTGGAACAGAAAATTGCCGATTTCTGCGGTACCGAGGATACCATATTATATGCCGCCGCTTTTGATGCCAATGGAGGTGTTTTTGAACCCCTGCTCACGGCTGAGGATGCCATTATCTCCGATTCCTTGAACCATGCCTCCATTATAGACGGTGTTCGTTTATGCAAGGCAAAAAGATATCGATACGCCAATAATGATATGGCCGATCTAGAGGTACAACTAAAACAGAGCAAAGCAGATGGAGCCCGTTTTAAGATTATAGTCACCGATGGGGTTTTCTCCATGGACGGTCTAGTGGCCCCATTGGATAAAATTTGCGACCTCGCCGATAAATATGATGCCATGGTAATGATAGATGAATGCCACGCCGCAGGTTTCATTGGTGAAACAGGTCGCGGTACCTTGGAAGAAAAAGGCGTTATGGACCGAATTGATATTATAACAGGTACTTTGGGCAAAGCCCTAGGTGGTGCCATGGGCGGTTATACCACAGGAAAAAAAGAAATCATTGAACTCCTGCGCCAGCGTTCCAGACCCTATCTGTTCTCCAATTCCCTGGCACCTGCCATCGTTGGAGCCTCCATTAAGGTTTTTGACATGTTGGACAAGGACACCACATTGCGCGATAAACTTCAGAGCAACACAGAATATTTTAAAAAAGGCATGAAGGAAGCCGGCTTTGACATTATCGACGGGGATTCCGCCATAGTGCCAGTTATGCTCTACGACGCCAAGCTCTCACAGAATATGGCAGACATGCTGTTGGATGAGGGCATATATGTTATTGGATTCTTCTATCCCGTAGTTCCCAAAGGCAAGGCAAGAATACGCGTACAACTATCGGCTGCTCACGAAAAAGAACATTTGGACCATGCCATAAAAGCATTTTCCAAGGTGGGAAAATCGTTAAAGGTCATCTAA